A part of Miscanthus floridulus cultivar M001 chromosome 6, ASM1932011v1, whole genome shotgun sequence genomic DNA contains:
- the LOC136457547 gene encoding alkane hydroxylase MAH1-like, with amino-acid sequence MEIVSWLLGFLGRYPELMVSLACFLLLFHRLNRRDGLPTNWPVVGALPAIAINAGRIHEWLTEFLRAAGLSYVIRGPWGSPVDVIVTADPANVAHVFTANFGNYPKGKEFAELFNVLGDGIFNADGESWAFQRRKTHALLSDARFRAGVAASTSRKLRDGLVPLLDGLAASGAAVDLQDVFVRLTFDLTAMFVFGIDPGCLAPDFPYVPFAAAMDAIEEVLFYRHVTPVPWLRLQKWLKIGHSKKMRNARRVLDASIAEFISLRRRRAAEAAEADLLTSYLACQDEIGMSGAEFDRFLRDTTFNIMVAGRDTTSSALTWFFWLLTKHPDVEAKILEEVRAHPPSSGADGHRTTAELKQLVYLHAALSESLRLYPPVPFEHKAAARPDTLPSGACVGPSRRVIVSFYSMGRMEAVWGKDCSEFRPKRWLTAAGRFRHEPSYKFVAFNVGPRTCLGRDLAYSQMKAVVAAVLPLFRVEVDAGAVVRPKLSIILHMKDGLKVRVHKREEDGLA; translated from the coding sequence ATGGAGATCGTGTCATGGCTTCTCGGCTTTCTCGGCAGGTACCCGGAGCTCATGGTGTCCCTCGCTTGCTTTCTCCTGCTGTTTCACAGGCTGAATCGGCGGGacgggctgccgacgaactggCCGGTGGTCGGCGCGCTCCCGGCGATCGCCATCAATGCCGGGCGCATCCACGAGTGGCTGACGGAGTTCCTGCGCGCCGCCGGGCTGTCGTACGTCATCAGGGGCCCGTGGGGATCCCCGGTGGACGTGATCGTGACGGCCGACCCTGCCAACGTGGCGCACGTGTTCACGGCCAACTTCGGCAACTACCCCAAGGGCAAGGAGTTCGCCGAGCTGTTCAACGTGCTCGGCGACGGCATCTTCAACGCCGACGGCGAGTCGTGGGCGTTCCAGAGGCGCAAGACACACGCGCTGCTGTCGGACGCGCGGTTCCGCGCCGGGGTCGCCGCGAGCACCTCGCGCAAGCTCCGCGACGGCCTCGTACCGCTCCTCGACGGCCTCGCCGCGTCGGGCGCGGCCGTGGACCTGCAGGACGTGTTCGTGCGCCTCACCTTTGACCTCACGGCGATGTTCGTGTTCGGCATCGACCCCGGATGCCTCGCCCCCGACTTCCCCTACGTCCCGTTCGCCGCCGCCATGGACGCCATCGAGGAGGTCCTGTTCTACCGGCACGTCACGCCCGTGCCGTGGCTGAGGCTCCAGAAGTGGCTGAAGATCGGGCACAGCAAGAAGATGCGGAACGCTCGACGGGTGCTCGACGCGTCCATCGCCGAGTTCATCTCGCTTCGGCGACGGCGCGCCGCCGAGGCCGCCGAAGCCGACCTTCTCACGTCGTACCTGGCGTGCCAGGACGAGATAGGCATGTCCGGTGCCGAGTTCGACCGGTTCTTGCGCGACACCACGTTTAACATCATGGTCGCCGGCCGGGACACGACGAGCTCGGCCTTGACATGGTTCTTCTGGCTCCTGACCAAGCACCCGGACGTCGAGGCCAAGATCCTCGAGGAGGtccgcgcgcacccgccgtcgtCCGGCGCGGACGGCCACCGCACCACCGCCGAGCTGAAGCAACTGGTGTACCTGCACGCGGCGCTGTCGGAGTCGCTCCGGCTGTACCCGCCGGTGCCGTTCGAGCACAAGGCCGCGGCGCGGCCGGACACGCTGCCGAGCGGCGCATGCGTGGGGCCCTCCCGGCGCGTGATCGTGTCGTTCTACTCGATGGGGCGCATGGAGGCGGTGTGGGGCAAGGACTGCTCGGAGTTCCGCCCGAAGAGGTGGCTGACGGCGGCGGGGCGGTTCCGGCACGAGCCGTCGTACAAGTTCGTGGCGTTCAACGTGGGGCCCCGGACGTGCCTCGGCAGGGACCTGGCGTACTCCCAGATGAAGGCCGTGGTCGCCGCTGTGCTGCCGCTGTTCAGGGTGGAGGTGGACGCCGGCGCCGTGGTGCGGCCCAAGCTGTCCATCATACTCCACATGAAGGACGGCCTCAAGGTGAGGGTGCACAAGAGAGAAGAAGATGGCCTAGCTTAG
- the LOC136457546 gene encoding uncharacterized protein, with amino-acid sequence MAAATADEPTVPMEEQPGKESEEAAEAMEEQLGKESEEAAEAMEEQLGKESEEATESAEEMEQIEEEPKEGGDPAEAMEKNGEEAEAEEGASLRPALPVGRVKRIMRVDRDIKKVTSEAALLVAAATELFLGSLATGAHTAASRRGRRTVRAVHVRAAARAHRPTADFLLDCLAAEEEAPRDRKTAGSAGGGGGGEAKPLPRGTRRIDAFFQKVT; translated from the coding sequence atggccgccgccaccgccgacgaACCCACCGTGCCAATGGAGGAGCAGCCCGGAAAGGAAAGCGAGGAGGCCGCCGAGGCAATGGAAGAGCAGCTCGGGAAGGAGAGCGAGGAGGCCGCCGAGGCAATGGAAGAGCAGCTCGGAAAGGAGAGCGAGGAGGCGACTGAGTCCGCCGAGGAAATGGAGCAAATCGAGGAGGAGCCAAAGGAGGGCGGCGACCCCGCCGAGGCAATGGAGAAGAATGGAGAGGAGGCGGAGGCCGAAGAGGGGGCGTCGCTGCGGCCGGCGCTGCCGGTGGGCAGGGTGAAGCGGATCATGCGGGTGGACCGGGACATCAAGAAGGTGACGAGCGAGGCGGCGCTgctcgtcgccgccgccaccgagctcTTCCTGGGCAGCCTCGCGACAGGGGCCCACACCGCGGCGTCGCGGCGGGGCCGGCGCACGGTCCGTGCAGTGCACGTCCGGGCCGCGGCCCGCGCGCACCGGCCCACGGCGGACTTCCTCCTTGACTGCCTCGCTGCCGAAGAGGAGGCTCCCCGTGACCGCAAGACCGCGGGATcagccggtggcggcggcggaggggaagCGAAGCCGCTGCCGCGTGGGACCCGCCGCATCGATGCCTTCTTCCAGAAGGTTACCTAG
- the LOC136457544 gene encoding noroxomaritidine synthase-like isoform X1, which translates to MGSLWSLIHSYPDVCIAIICFFGLSIFRFIQQSQKSCIPVNWPVVGMLPFIVVSRHCIHDKVMGLLREAGCTFFFFGPWFLDMNFLITCDPATVNHCLNTHFEKYPKGREFAEMFDILGDGLLVADSESWEYQRRVATSIFGGRAFRSFVMSTITRKVGNVLLPYLDLMAKHGSEVELEDVFMRLSLDISYCTVFSTDLGCLSVSSPMPVFGCATKEAEEAMLFRHMVPSKLWKLMRWLNVGTEKKLADAKVVINQFIYEEIVKRKAQGSNGSQADILSMYMKVTLDPSMSEQQKTDFVRDTAVGFILAGKDLIAVTLTWFFYMMCKHPKVEARILEELKDLQSSSWPGDFSVFECDALRSAVYLQAALLETLRLFPATPFEEKEAHVDDILPNGTKVTKGTRIIFSLYAMGRIEGIWGKDCMEFRPERWVSKSGRLRHEPSYKFMSFNSGPRSCIGKDVSLSNMKITAASIIHNFKVELVKGHEVMPQSSVILHTQNGMMVSLKRRVAG; encoded by the exons ATGGGCTCCCTCTGGAGCTTAATTCATTCCTATCCAGATGTCTGCATAGCCATCATCTGCTTCTTTGGGCTTTCCATTTTCCGCTTCATCCAGCAGAGCCAGAAGAGCTGCATCCCTGTGAACTGGCCTGTTGTTGGGATGCTCCCCTTCATCGTGGTGAGTAGGCACTGCATTCATGACAAGGTCATGGGTCTGCTACGCGAGGCAGGGTGCACATTCTTCTTCTTTGGCCCGTGGTTTCTGGAcatgaacttcttgatcacctgTGATCCAGCCACAGTCAACCACTGCCTCAACACCCACTTCGAGAAGTACCCAAAAGGCAGAGAGTTTGCTGAGATGTTTGACATTCTAGGTGATGGTCTCCTTGTGGCAGATTCTGAATCCTGGGAGTATCAGCGCCGTGTAGCAACTTCTATCTTTGGTGGCCGTGCCTTTCGATCCTTTGTGATGTCCACAATCACAAGAAAGGTCGGCAATGTCTTGCTACCTTACCTTGATCTCATGGCCAAGCATGGTTCAGAGGTTGAGCTGGAGGACGTCTTCATGAGACTCTCGCTCGATATCTCATACTGTACAGTTTTTTCAACTGACCTTGGCTGCTTATCAGTGTCTTCTCCCATGCCTGTGTTTGGCTGCGCCACAAAGGAAGCGGAAGAGGCAATGCTGTTCAGACACATGGTACCGTCAAAGCTGTGGAAGCTCATGAGGTGGCTCAATGTTGGGACAGAGAAGAAGCTTGCTGATGCGAAGGTGGTGATCAATCAGTTCATCTACGAGGAGATTGTCAAACGGAAGGCACAGGGGAGCAATGGAAGCCAGGCAGATATACTCTCCATGTACATGAAAGTGACCTTGGATCCCAGCATGAGCGAGCAGCAGAAGACAGACTTCGTCCGTGACACGGCTGTGGGGTTCATCCTTGCTGGGAAGGACCTCATTGCCGTCACGCTCACGTGGTTCTTCTACATGATGTGCAAGCACCCAAAAGTCGAGGCAAGGATACTCGAGGAGCTCAAGGACCTGCAGAGCAGTAGCTGGCCTGGGGACTTCTCTGTCTTTGAGTGCGACGCACTCAGGTCTGCAGTTTACCTCCAGGCTGCCCTCCTTGAGACACTTAG GCTTTTCCCGGCAACACCATTTGAGGAGAAGGAGGCCCATGTTGATGACATCCTACCAAATGGCACCAAGGTGACAAAGGGCACAAGGATCATCTTTTCACTCTACGCCATGGGGAGAATAGAAGGGATATGGGGCAAGGACTGCATGGAGTTCAGGCCAGAGCGGTGGGTGTCCAAGAGTGGCCGCCTCCGGCATGAACCAAGCTACAAGTTCATGTCCTTCAACTCTGGACCCAGGAGCTGCATCGGCAAGGACGTCAGCCTCAGCAACATGAAGATCACAGCTGCATCCATCATACACAACTTCAAGGTCGAGCTGGTCAAAGGGCATGAAGTGATGCCGCAGAGCTCTGTCATACTCCACACTCAGAACGGGATGATGGTTAGTCTCAAGAGAAGGGTGGCAGGCTGA
- the LOC136457544 gene encoding noroxomaritidine synthase 1-like isoform X2, with translation MPSSRRLPRDVCIAIICFFGLSIFRFIQQSQKSCIPVNWPVVGMLPFIVVSRHCIHDKVMGLLREAGCTFFFFGPWFLDMNFLITCDPATVNHCLNTHFEKYPKGREFAEMFDILGDGLLVADSESWEYQRRVATSIFGGRAFRSFVMSTITRKVGNVLLPYLDLMAKHGSEVELEDVFMRLSLDISYCTVFSTDLGCLSVSSPMPVFGCATKEAEEAMLFRHMVPSKLWKLMRWLNVGTEKKLADAKVVINQFIYEEIVKRKAQGSNGSQADILSMYMKVTLDPSMSEQQKTDFVRDTAVGFILAGKDLIAVTLTWFFYMMCKHPKVEARILEELKDLQSSSWPGDFSVFECDALRSAVYLQAALLETLRLFPATPFEEKEAHVDDILPNGTKVTKGTRIIFSLYAMGRIEGIWGKDCMEFRPERWVSKSGRLRHEPSYKFMSFNSGPRSCIGKDVSLSNMKITAASIIHNFKVELVKGHEVMPQSSVILHTQNGMMVSLKRRVAG, from the exons ATGCCTTCTTCCAGAAGGTTACCTAGAG ATGTCTGCATAGCCATCATCTGCTTCTTTGGGCTTTCCATTTTCCGCTTCATCCAGCAGAGCCAGAAGAGCTGCATCCCTGTGAACTGGCCTGTTGTTGGGATGCTCCCCTTCATCGTGGTGAGTAGGCACTGCATTCATGACAAGGTCATGGGTCTGCTACGCGAGGCAGGGTGCACATTCTTCTTCTTTGGCCCGTGGTTTCTGGAcatgaacttcttgatcacctgTGATCCAGCCACAGTCAACCACTGCCTCAACACCCACTTCGAGAAGTACCCAAAAGGCAGAGAGTTTGCTGAGATGTTTGACATTCTAGGTGATGGTCTCCTTGTGGCAGATTCTGAATCCTGGGAGTATCAGCGCCGTGTAGCAACTTCTATCTTTGGTGGCCGTGCCTTTCGATCCTTTGTGATGTCCACAATCACAAGAAAGGTCGGCAATGTCTTGCTACCTTACCTTGATCTCATGGCCAAGCATGGTTCAGAGGTTGAGCTGGAGGACGTCTTCATGAGACTCTCGCTCGATATCTCATACTGTACAGTTTTTTCAACTGACCTTGGCTGCTTATCAGTGTCTTCTCCCATGCCTGTGTTTGGCTGCGCCACAAAGGAAGCGGAAGAGGCAATGCTGTTCAGACACATGGTACCGTCAAAGCTGTGGAAGCTCATGAGGTGGCTCAATGTTGGGACAGAGAAGAAGCTTGCTGATGCGAAGGTGGTGATCAATCAGTTCATCTACGAGGAGATTGTCAAACGGAAGGCACAGGGGAGCAATGGAAGCCAGGCAGATATACTCTCCATGTACATGAAAGTGACCTTGGATCCCAGCATGAGCGAGCAGCAGAAGACAGACTTCGTCCGTGACACGGCTGTGGGGTTCATCCTTGCTGGGAAGGACCTCATTGCCGTCACGCTCACGTGGTTCTTCTACATGATGTGCAAGCACCCAAAAGTCGAGGCAAGGATACTCGAGGAGCTCAAGGACCTGCAGAGCAGTAGCTGGCCTGGGGACTTCTCTGTCTTTGAGTGCGACGCACTCAGGTCTGCAGTTTACCTCCAGGCTGCCCTCCTTGAGACACTTAG GCTTTTCCCGGCAACACCATTTGAGGAGAAGGAGGCCCATGTTGATGACATCCTACCAAATGGCACCAAGGTGACAAAGGGCACAAGGATCATCTTTTCACTCTACGCCATGGGGAGAATAGAAGGGATATGGGGCAAGGACTGCATGGAGTTCAGGCCAGAGCGGTGGGTGTCCAAGAGTGGCCGCCTCCGGCATGAACCAAGCTACAAGTTCATGTCCTTCAACTCTGGACCCAGGAGCTGCATCGGCAAGGACGTCAGCCTCAGCAACATGAAGATCACAGCTGCATCCATCATACACAACTTCAAGGTCGAGCTGGTCAAAGGGCATGAAGTGATGCCGCAGAGCTCTGTCATACTCCACACTCAGAACGGGATGATGGTTAGTCTCAAGAGAAGGGTGGCAGGCTGA
- the LOC136457548 gene encoding large ribosomal subunit protein eL20z-like, translated as MGEAHSDEFCHCQGCAGKYTLLRDEENPRLAIFERRLPCCGCGIGWSSFLLGFLCPLIWYFAATLYCCKYYNKDPRERPGLAASAVAALIFTVLAITALSVALIICVYK; from the exons ATGGGAGAAG CACACTCGGATGAATTTTGCCATTGCCAGGGGTGTGCTGGCAAATATACACTGCTCAGAGATGAAGAAAACCCACGGTTGGCAATCTTTGAGAGGCGGCTTCCTTGCTGTGGTTGTGGGATAGGATGGTCTTC TTTTCTTTTAGGTTTCTTGTGTCCTTTGATTTGGTACTTTGCAGCCACTCTTTACTGCTGCAAGTACTACAACAAGGATCCTCGAGAGCGCCCTGGTCTAGCTGCATCAGCTGTTGCG GCACTCATCTTCACAGTCCTGGCAATCACCGCTCTCTCTGTGGCACTGATAATCTGTGTATACAAGTAG